One part of the Vibrio hyugaensis genome encodes these proteins:
- a CDS encoding alkene reductase yields MKDVLFQPVQLGSLTLQNRIVMPPMTRSRASQPGNVANDMMAEYYAQRASAGLIVAEGTQISPMGQGYAWTPGIYSQEQIAGWKKVTDAVHVKGGAIFAQLWHVGRVTHPDNIGGQQPISPSALRAQNVKVFIDNGSDEPGFVDVVEPREMTQADIKVVIEEYRQAALNAIKAGFDGIELHAANGYLVNQFIDSEANNRTDEYGGSIENRLRFLGEVVEAMTQAIGAERVGVRLAPFTSLNGTVDKTPVETYTAAAALLDELNVVYMHIAEVDWDDAPDTPTEFKAAVREAYKGTIIYAGRYNTEKAAEALQSGQADMVGFGRPFIANPDLPNRIKNDYPLAAHDPATLFGGAEKGLVDYPEYQAS; encoded by the coding sequence ATGAAAGATGTATTGTTCCAACCCGTTCAACTGGGTTCTCTAACACTTCAAAACCGTATCGTTATGCCGCCAATGACCCGATCACGAGCGAGCCAACCAGGTAACGTAGCAAACGATATGATGGCGGAATACTACGCTCAGCGAGCATCTGCTGGTTTGATCGTCGCTGAAGGTACTCAAATCTCACCAATGGGCCAAGGCTATGCTTGGACCCCTGGTATTTACAGCCAAGAACAAATTGCAGGCTGGAAAAAAGTGACTGATGCGGTTCACGTTAAAGGCGGCGCTATCTTTGCTCAACTTTGGCACGTAGGCCGTGTCACCCACCCTGACAACATTGGTGGTCAACAACCGATTTCACCTTCTGCATTGAGAGCACAAAATGTAAAAGTATTCATCGACAATGGTAGTGACGAACCAGGTTTTGTTGACGTAGTCGAGCCGCGTGAAATGACTCAAGCAGACATCAAAGTCGTTATCGAAGAATATCGCCAAGCAGCATTGAATGCGATTAAAGCAGGATTTGATGGCATCGAATTACACGCAGCCAATGGTTACCTTGTCAATCAGTTCATCGATTCTGAAGCAAACAACCGCACAGATGAATACGGTGGCTCTATCGAAAACCGTCTGCGCTTTTTAGGTGAAGTGGTTGAAGCAATGACTCAAGCGATTGGAGCTGAGCGCGTTGGTGTTCGTCTTGCTCCGTTTACTTCACTCAACGGCACGGTCGATAAAACACCGGTAGAAACATACACCGCTGCAGCAGCCTTACTAGATGAGCTTAACGTTGTGTACATGCACATTGCTGAAGTAGACTGGGACGATGCACCAGATACGCCGACTGAGTTTAAAGCTGCGGTTCGTGAAGCTTACAAAGGCACCATTATTTACGCAGGTCGTTACAACACTGAAAAAGCGGCAGAAGCACTACAAAGTGGCCAGGCAGATATGGTTGGTTTTGGCCGTCCATTCATCGCAAACCCTGACTTACCAAACCGTATTAAAAACGACTATCCGTTAGCTGCACACGATCCAGCAACCTTGTTTGGTGGCGCTG